One genomic segment of Acidobacteriota bacterium includes these proteins:
- a CDS encoding short-chain fatty acid transporter — MPRRPWLGKGRGADQQRGVVCCPADVPPTAPFPGRDPPRGGPAVIARFGAACARWAERNLPRPFVFALLINGAVLAAGLVWWPRSGRLAGVLDAWFAGFWSRPLLAFAFQMALILITGFVVADAPAVRRALARVGGAWRTPREAVALAAASGLVLSFVHWGLGLVGGGLVAREIGREAARRGRPVPYPLVVAATYAGFLVWHNGLSGSAPLAVAQPDHPFVSIAGAIPLSETIFSPFNLALSAALSAAVLVAAVAMAGRAPCPEPRPEPPGPPSGEAVGPPRGGLGPALERMRLITALVTVPAALWVLLRLVPGVWSGTRSVDLDTILFLFLMGGFALHGTPARAAEAFANGTRPAAGILLQFPLYFAALGVLRGAGLVERLATAGVAAAGWLAAHGLPARWAFQTLTFLSAAVVNLAIPSGGGQWALQGEVVLRAAADPAAGVATGRAVIAFACGDAWTNMLQPFWALALLSITGTRAREIMGYTIAIMIVVLPVYLAAFFF, encoded by the coding sequence GTGCCGAGGCGGCCTTGGCTCGGGAAGGGGAGAGGGGCTGATCAGCAGCGGGGCGTTGTATGCTGCCCCGCCGATGTGCCGCCGACTGCTCCGTTTCCCGGCCGGGACCCACCGCGGGGAGGGCCGGCCGTGATCGCCCGCTTCGGAGCCGCCTGCGCCCGGTGGGCCGAGCGGAACCTCCCGCGGCCGTTCGTCTTCGCGCTGCTGATCAACGGCGCGGTGCTGGCCGCGGGACTCGTCTGGTGGCCGCGTTCCGGGCGGTTGGCCGGTGTTCTCGACGCCTGGTTCGCGGGGTTCTGGAGCCGCCCGCTGCTCGCGTTCGCGTTCCAGATGGCGCTCATCCTCATCACCGGCTTCGTCGTCGCCGACGCGCCCGCCGTCCGGCGCGCGCTGGCCCGGGTGGGCGGTGCGTGGCGCACGCCACGGGAGGCGGTCGCCCTGGCGGCCGCCAGCGGACTCGTGCTGAGCTTCGTTCACTGGGGACTCGGGCTGGTGGGAGGCGGGCTGGTGGCGCGGGAAATCGGTCGGGAGGCCGCTCGGCGAGGACGGCCGGTTCCCTATCCGCTGGTCGTCGCCGCCACCTACGCCGGGTTCCTCGTCTGGCACAACGGCCTTTCGGGTTCCGCTCCGCTGGCCGTCGCTCAGCCGGACCACCCTTTCGTGTCGATCGCGGGGGCGATTCCGCTCTCGGAAACGATCTTCTCGCCGTTCAACCTCGCTCTCTCGGCCGCTCTTTCCGCCGCCGTCCTGGTGGCAGCCGTGGCGATGGCGGGTCGCGCTCCCTGCCCGGAGCCGCGGCCGGAGCCGCCTGGTCCGCCGTCCGGCGAAGCGGTGGGGCCGCCGCGAGGAGGTCTCGGGCCGGCACTGGAACGGATGCGCCTGATCACGGCCCTGGTCACCGTCCCGGCAGCACTTTGGGTCCTCCTCCGGCTCGTCCCGGGGGTCTGGAGCGGAACACGGTCGGTCGATCTCGACACGATCCTGTTTCTGTTCCTGATGGGCGGGTTTGCCCTTCACGGTACGCCGGCCCGGGCGGCCGAGGCCTTCGCGAACGGGACCAGGCCGGCGGCGGGAATCCTCCTGCAGTTCCCTCTCTACTTCGCCGCGCTGGGCGTGCTTCGGGGGGCCGGCCTCGTGGAGCGGCTCGCGACCGCCGGCGTGGCCGCCGCCGGCTGGCTCGCCGCGCATGGCCTGCCGGCCCGGTGGGCGTTCCAGACGCTCACGTTCCTCTCCGCAGCGGTCGTCAACCTCGCCATCCCCTCGGGGGGAGGGCAGTGGGCCTTGCAGGGCGAGGTCGTTCTGCGGGCAGCCGCGGACCCGGCGGCGGGAGTCGCCACCGGCCGCGCGGTGATCGCCTTCGCTTGCGGGGATGCGTGGACGAACATGCTGCAGCCCTTCTGGGCGCTGGCGTTGCTGTCGATCACGGGCACGCGGGCC